DNA from Nymphaea colorata isolate Beijing-Zhang1983 chromosome 4, ASM883128v2, whole genome shotgun sequence:
ataaaaaaattaaaaaaataaattactaGGTCCAAATCGCTaaccctttttcctctttttttctaCGAGTACCCGACACCGGACCCAGTTACATATGTCTACATAAGACATAAAAGAAGGTTCGCTTAGACCTTCTTTCATGAGAAAACCGAATCCGGGTTTGGTCTAGATACACACGCCCAACACGGGTCCGGGCACGCCCCAAGATGGGTTCGAGCACGGATCTGATTAAAATTCGACGCTGGCTACAcgagaggcagaggcagaggcagaggcacGCGTTTTTACTTGTAAGCCTCGGATCGAGCACACAATTAATTTAAACCCGGGAAGGAGCCTGAGCTGATGACCCGAAAGAACCGGAAAGAGGCCTTCTATAAAAGGGTTCCCCCCGCtctttttctgcaaattttTGCCGGGAGCCTCCATGGATCCTTCTCATCAAGCCTCTCCTCCCGCCTTCACCTTCCTCCACCCAAACCGTAACCTTGTCCCTAATTTCGCCTTCACCCATCCAAACCCTAACTCCAATTTGTCCTTCGTCCCtcaaaaccctaaccctagctTCATCTTtgcccctccccctccccctcccgcCTCTATCCCTCGACAGGCGCCCCCAGACCTCCGGGCAACAGCTTCTCTGCTGAAATCACTGATCGATCATGCGGAGCGTACGGTCAAAGAGGTCTCCGATCTCCTCCATCTGCAGAAACCCCTTGCTCAGGTCCAGTTCTCATCTTGTCCGTACGATTCCCGGCACAGAATGCCGCCGGAGGACCTATTCCTTCACTATCTTCGCTGTCCTTCTGCGCCTGGGAACGTCGACCCGAAGGAGTTGCCCCCGCCGAGCTATCGGAGTTCGCTTAAATCGGAGCCGGACTTACCGTCGGAGAACCACTTCTTCGGTCGCCTGGAAGAGTCAGGGGAAGATCTCTGCTTTTCCCTCGATGAGGAAGCGGGATACAACGCTAATTTCTTTTACAGGGACTGTCCTGGTGTGGTTGGGCCCCCGATTGATGCGGATACGAAGCGCATTTTCACTCTTCCTCCCGTTCTTTCTGCTGAATGCGTTAATTTTGGTAGCAAAGAATTGGACATCAAGAATCATCGGCCGAGATTCCTTCCTTCAGAGTTCTGGGAATTGAAGCGTGAGGTGATGGGATGGATTGATTATCCGGCTAGGTGTTCTTTCACCGTGCATAGGGCCGTTTTGTGTTTGGGTAACCTGAAGAAGGTCGACGTGAAGAGATGGATAGTTTCAAATTCCCCGTTGCATGGGATCGTAATAGACGCTGATATGCGAGATCATTTATTCCTTCTACTGAAACTCTGTTTGAGAGCAGTGTCAAGAAATGCAGACTGTTGTATGGAAGATATCTCCGGGAATTGTTATTCTGACTGTCCGGTTCTTTTCGAGAGCTTGTCATGGTTGGGCTCTCAGTTGACAATTTTATATGGACAGGTAAACGGGAAGCTCTTCGCAATGAACATGGTCAAGCACAGTTTGCTTGGTGCTGCTCGTTCTTCGTTGTTATTCCAAATAGCCGATGAGCTTGAAGTTGAGTGCCATGTCGAAGATGGTCCAGTTGACAGGCCTTCTAGAATTGGAAATTATGGTGATCAAAGATGTCCAGATGGTGGACAAGTACTCGGCGGAGAAGAGGTTTACGTATCACGAGTAGCTGCTGCTGTAGCTGCATTGTTTGAGCGTGCTTCGTTGGAGGAAAGGATAAAGGGTTTGCGTCTGTCTGGAGCACCCTCCAAATTTCAACGGTAAGATCTATATACATAACGTCTGTTGCTTGTTTGAGGTTGGTTCTGTTGTTAAAGCCTATTATCCGTTTGGAAATGttctattttgttattttgcaTCGACTTTTATATACCGTGGTTGTGAATCTTATCCTTGTTCTTGCACTGTTTGGAATCCCAGTAGCTCTTGATAACAAGCATTTTATGTAGTTTCTTTGCATAAATTCTTTGctaaagttggattcagatcataatTCAGATAAATATTTTCTTGAGTACTGGTGTAAGGCTGTGTAAGACACCAATACTCCTATTTTTCCATCAATTTGTCAGAATCCCTGAAAGTTAGGAAGACTGAGCGTATAAAGTGATCCTTCATGTTACTAAGTATGGGTTTAATGGATAGTGTTTTGAAAAATGGGAATATACACCATTCTGTTGATGTTTGGTTTTTCCTGAACCTCATGCTGtgtcttgtattttttttttttaaggagaacTTAATGGACGTTTAAGAAATCCTTTTGGCTCTAAGGCCAAAAAACTATTAAACGTGTTCCCAGTATCTGGTAGGCACTATGTCCAGCCACTTTGATGACCATCTTGTTAACATTGTGTTTTCCTGCATAATTTCAGGAACATACTTATGCAAATTTAAATGTTCTCACAAATTTCATTATCCAAATTATGTGGACCATtttgaagatttagagtttGTTATGACTCTTTTTTAAATCATGGGACATGTTTCATAGAATGTTGTTATTATGCTAAATTTGTTTCCAGTTTGCAATAATTTTTCTACCTATATTGAGCAATGTTTTCAAACCCACTGACTTGGAACTTGACTCATCCATTCTCAACTCGTGACTTGGCGGGCCAACTCAGTGACTCAGGCTGGGTTTtgttaactatttttttaaagaaaagacaATCTATACATTGTTTTTAAACATAAAGTAAAAGTGTAATGACCTAATTAGTTATGTGACGAAAAAAGTAAGTCAAGCTAACAGCAATTAAAGTCCTAATTAAGTTATTTGACATGGATGAGGATCACATTGTACATGATGCCACCTAACACCAACTAACAGATACAATCTAAAAGATGGATCATGGATGACACCAGTGGTAGCACCACAGGACACTGATCTTAGAAACCAAACATATTCCATctcaaattttcttctcttctcttaatAATTAATATGCATATTCAATGAGGGTAACAGAAAAGAGTGATGTGCATTATAAATTATAGAACTTGAAACCTTAGAAGCCACAAAAGAAACCATATGCATTCAGTCAAATAATACTTATTACAGATTTTGAAACCTCAAACGCTACACAAGAAATTGTATGTATGATTGCATTCAGTCAAAGAATAAAATACTtgtgattaagaaaaaaatcaacacTCAACAACACCTGCATGCCACATAGTATATAAATCCTgatttcaaacttcaaaggccCAAAAGTGTGGATGCTGGAACAGTAAAATTGGTAAAGGAAAGACAAAAGCATCTGTTGGAAAAGGAGAAATCGAGAGGTTCTAGAAAGTGTAAAAGAGAGGGTGGTcttggaaaaagagagagaggaagagatggcattaagagagagagagagagagagagagattgatatGCTGAAAAAAGGGTGAGAGATAAACGATTGGAAATAATGACAGAGAGGGGGATAAAAGGGAGAAGCAACAAAATCAATAGGAAAAAAAGGGTACATTAGATGTTGTCGGCTTCACTATTCCTATTAGTGCACTCGCCAGATATACTGTTCCTGCCAGTGCCAGTGCCCGAAACCAGTCGATAAATCCTGAAGGGttacaaaatgaaaagtaaaaacTGCCCCCTAATGTCAGATTTCTTGTTGAGGTTTGATGCTGGTAAAGTTGTTGGAACAACCACCTCCCCCTCCTGCCAGTGTGGTTGCCGGATTGAGGTGGATGGATAAAACAAATGGGACATTTTCATAGGATTAGgattttcttgtttcatcaTCCCTCATCGGTGTCACGCAAAGgtaaaacagaaacaaaagccCATCTGTTGGGTTTcttatatttgatgaaaaaaataccGTAAGGCCTTTAGCtcatcaagaaaaaataactaaaactCGCCCAAGTCTTGTTTGACTCGTGACTCAGCCAAGTCAAATGAGTTACTACTGAATCACACTGAGTCTTTAATGGAAACGAGACTGCATACTGGGTTGACCCAGTAGGGGGCCGAGCCAAGCCAACGGCAAAATCAACAAGCTGACTCAGCGAGTTTTTTTAACATTGATATTAAGGACCCAGGGGCAAACTGTGGCAGATTCTTTGGCCTAGACATTCATGTTAGCATGATACACCACGATGTTAAGGGTGATCACTAGTATATGTAGCTGAGGCCGAACTAAAGCAAACATGGATAAAATGATTCAGTGTGGTGAAAATCATGGATTCAAACCACTGGTATTTTTAAATCCCATATTTTATGTGAAATCCAATGAGACTCTGGAAGCAGGTCTTGGAGACTACTGATTGACAATGAAATGCTGAAACATGCTACCTGAAAACTGGCTGAGATTAGTATGCTGCCAAAGATCTTCTGTCAGTGTTATCCCCTTTTAAGTGTCGTCGAAGGAAGTTCCTTTGTGGTCTTAGATCCTGGAAAGAATCAAGTTTTATCATTTGAAGCTATAGTTTGCAGAAAAATTATCTAAAGTCGCATGGTTGGCATCCatcagtttctcttgtttttttcttcctttatataTCTAATTTAGTGTCTGGTGTCCATGATGTTGAATGATGCTCGTTTTTTGCCTGCAAGTCAATTTTCAATGTAGTTAATAATAGCATTCTTTTTATAGGTTAACAGAGCATGCACAGGTTTCTACTAGGGCTGATGAAGTGCGCAGAGGGCGCCTTGAGTATAGACCTATAATTGAACATGACGGACTTCTGTGGCAACGATCTCAAGACCAGgttcttttttctgctttagAGTCATTTCTTTATGCATGGAAGAACACTTATTTCACATTTGCTTTCCATATAAGGGCGTAGGTTATACATGGTTATTTTGAGTTTTCTGACAGAGATGCAGTACAGGTGTGGGAGTAGCAGAGCCATGTGCGAGCCAAGGTTGAGTACATGGCCACCCTGACCTGAAAAGTTCAGCACAGAGGTTTGGTCCAGGATGAGCATCTCACCCTAAAACCCTCCCCTAGTAGGCTTGTGCTCCCCATCCTTTTTCCaacccttttctctttttgaggAAAAACCTTATCCTACCGGTATCTGAACACCTCTTTCGGTGTTCTCTATGGAGTGTTGTCTCTGGTGCCCTTTACAGTACATATTTCTGCTCCAGCCACTGCATGAGAAGTGTGTAAAAAATTGCATTATGTTTTGAGGAATGTATAAAGAATgaagtttgttttgttttgtttttttcattttcctgatACCTTTTACTCTAAATTGCCACTTGATATATGCTCATTTTCTCTGGTGCTGCCTTTTTCTGGCtcatgttttgaattttttgatattGTTTGAAGGATGATGGAAGAAAGCTCAAGACAAAGGAGGAGCTCTTGGCTGAAGAAAGAGATTATAAACGTCGGCGAATGTCATATCGTGGCAAGAAGGTTAAACGGACACCAGTACAGGTTGTTATCTTATTGTTGGTCAAAGAAATTCCTGAACTGTGAAACTGCATTGGTGACTTGTTCAGTTGCTAATTTATAGTTTTATATTCTCTTCTGTATTTGATAACTAAACTTGGCTCTGTTTTCATTGGGCCAGGTTGTTTGATTACAAATAGTGGGTAATCTATTTAATATAGAAAGCACCAAGAAGTCTGTTTTGTGTCTAAACTTCAATGGTTATGAGTGGCTGGTACCCACTTCGCAACCACAAAACTCAGAAGTGAATTGGAAGATTTAGGGTTTGCTTCTAACatgttcattttctctctctcccctcgtCAACACCCCCTCCCCCCACCAAAAAAATAaacctaatttttatttgtttaataacaaaaatataatttttagtactgtcatgtgtgtgtgtgtatatatatatatatataggtagctATTGTGTGTTGGATGTTGTTAaatggttaaaaataaaaaatctatcaCTAAAACGTTGTTGCATGAGCATTAGCAACAGTTTATGGTGCAGCAATGTTTGATGGTacttgtacatatatatatatatatataggtagctATTGTGTGTTGGATGTTGTTAgatggttaaaaataaaaaatctatcaCTAAAAACCGTTGTTGCATGAGCATTAGCAACAGTTTATGGTGCAGCAACGTTTCAtggtacttatatatatatatatatatatatatataggtagctATTGTGTGTTGGATGTTGTTAGATggttagaaataaaaaatctatcactaaaaagtaaaaaccgTTGTTGCTATGTTGTTGCATGAGCATTAGCAACAGTTTATGGTGCAGTAACGTTTCATGGTACTTTTAGCAATGATTCATGCTTTCATGGTACTGTTAacgacaaatttttaatttttagctatCCAGCAACATCGTACATACGACATCATGAAATTCTCCTATATGTATCAACAAAGACAAAAACACATATACAACTAGCTTATTCGATATGtgtcaatgttgtaaaaggaaTATCGTACATGTATCGGTCGGGCCTACCTATACACTATATGGTAACGTAGTGTAATGTAtcgtaaattaatttttaattcataacagtttttcaaaaaattaaaaaacagagaaaaattagaaaaaatcgGTAGaatcaggaaaaacaaaaagaaatcagaaaaaatgtgttctattCTATGTAAAAAACTCCATCACTTCATTCATATgccataatatattaacaacacatttagaaatgacaaataagaaattcataataacataaGAAACATCCATcacaactttaaagtttaaatttaaagcattttagattacattacaagtttgcaacaaataatgtattatgattatcatcaatcaaggtCTCCCCACAGGGCCATGAGTAAACCTTCTTATGCACCAGCGACTTTTCCTCTAAATCAACaatttatcacataaatggatgatttttgtagaaaaactagtaaaacttcCCCCTCTCACAACTTTTAGACCTgtttagaaagagggagagggaggttCTTTTGTCAAAgctacaaaaaatcattttatccTCGTATCGTATGACACAGAGGTGTATCGGCTGTATTGTATGATATGGCCGATGATACACAAGCTTATCTTTTACGCAAGCGTATCGTGGGATACAAATAACACTGACAtatgtatttcaaaaatatatgaatttagATACACATATGCATAGCCTGGGTGATATATACATTGCATAcactataaattcattttttattcaaatatgtTATGTTATCTAATATTGTAATAAATTTATGTTAGCAAAACATACAAAAGCACTTTTATATGCAACTGGTCATTCAGCTTCTTACCTTCTAGCTGGCATCTTAGAAATTGATAAGTGGAGAAGGGTAATAATGTAGCTTAATGGCtgataatattgaaaaaaaggTTGCACCTAAAAATTTATGTTCCTTAGGTTAAATAAAGTTTCCTTTTGATCCTTGTTTGACAGGTTTTGTGAAAAATGTGGCCCTTATTAGGAAAATGCAAAGGATGGGACTTTTTCTGGAATAACAGGAAAATGGTAGGCACAGAAACGGAAAATTCCCTTAACATTATTAGGTATTGTTAGAGAGGTTAAGAGCTTATTACATTATAATCAACATAAAATTTGCTTATAGTAAGGGTATTGTGGTAATTTTATTCATGAACAAAGTTAGTCATAACCTAAGGTTTGCTTCATATAAGATTATTCTTAATTAATGGTCAAAACAGGTGTGAATTGATTAGGGTTGAATATTATTCAACAGTCCAAGCcaaaaatttgaattggattcaGTGGAATCTGTCCTTGTGAAAAGGATTGCACAACATAAAAGTCAGATTTCTCTTGTTTTGTGAAGTCTTGAAGaagggtaaaaaaaaaactggggAGCATAAGGCACCATGAGGATGTTCATTCTGATTTCCTGACCATAAGTTTTAAATCTGTTATGAGAAAGCTGCAAAATTAGAAATAGATGTTAACTGAATTTGCATTTAATGTAGAACGAACCACAAAAGGTTGGCCCTTAACAGGCAGAAATCTGGGCATAGATGCTGCCTGATCTGATTCTGAGTTGATTTAAGTTCAGAAATCTGGGCCGAatcatgtatatttttttctcacacTCCTAATCTTTATTAATTCTCAACTGGTggtcaaaaaaataaaattatttgacTTGCTTCTGTCTTGCcgtgtggttttttttttttcacttttgaaaagcaattttattttccttttttgaaggTGTTAAGGGATATAATTGAAGACCACATGGATGAAATTACACGTGCTGGTGGCATTGGATGCTTTGCAAAAGGTGCAGAAAAAGGAGTTTTGTCTCTTGAAGCTATTTCTGGCAACACTGCGACCGCAGATATTCATGAATCTCAGGGTGTCTCCTATTGTGCATCAGATGACAGACTGTTTGTAAAGAATGATAGAAATGTTTCTTATGTAACAGAAGAGGTCCATTTGCGTGGGGTCCAGACAAGCAAAAGCTATAATTCACAAAGTGTTTCAAACAAGGGAAATTGGGGCGAGTCAATACATTATAATCACCAAAACAGCAGTCAAAAGGCCCTGAGTAAGGATAAACATGATAGAAGTTACAGATCAAGAAGCCCACCTGGTGTGAGAAGTGCCAGGGAATACCTGGATAAGTATGAGCATGGGGAAAGGAAAGATCGTATGGACGTTCGGACGAAAAGTATGCACTCTTCTAGAACAGGGAACCACAGTGAAAGATCACATTCTTCATCAAGACAAAGGGTATCAAATGAAAAAGGTTACACAGGATGGACAATAAAGGAAGATAGATGGAGCAGCGGGATGTATGGAGGAACTTCTTCAGAATCTAATACACTACATATGTTGGAAGATAGATATGATCCTTCTCTGTCATATAATTCAGAAACCTATGGCTGTGATTATTATGGAAGCTAGTGATGGATTGAAGATCAGCATGCATATAGTGGAGATGTGTCCAAGAAATTTCTTCACTGAAGGATCCAAAGAAAAAGTGATGAATGAGTGGCCTTTGTCAGGGGAGAGGAGTAAGtttcaaattcttgattttttgacaATATGTGCCTCCTTTTAAAATTAACAAGGTTCAGTCATATGTTTGTGCAGTAAGAAGTTATTCAGGGTTcgagaattttttttctgctcCTGTATCCTTCTTTGTATCCTTAACTTATAATTTTGGCATGATCAAGGCATTGAGTGTTCTCAATCTATCACTTAGGTTTTTATTGCTTCATTCCTTCTCCTCCTTGTGAATTGATTCATCCTGCATGTTATATTTGACTATATCCTGTTATAATATCGTTTTGCTACATGCTGGTATGATTTCCTAGATCATCATATTACATCTATTTTCGTCTTAGGCATTTGGCACATACTGGTAATGACTTGTGAAATGCCTTTTATGCAGTATGTTCTTGTTTATTTATGGTGATCCGAACCCTTTGGGATCAATAGATATGGTTGGCTTAAGTAACACTTTG
Protein-coding regions in this window:
- the LOC116253030 gene encoding U11/U12 small nuclear ribonucleoprotein 48 kDa protein translates to MDPSHQASPPAFTFLHPNRNLVPNFAFTHPNPNSNLSFVPQNPNPSFIFAPPPPPPASIPRQAPPDLRATASLLKSLIDHAERTVKEVSDLLHLQKPLAQVQFSSCPYDSRHRMPPEDLFLHYLRCPSAPGNVDPKELPPPSYRSSLKSEPDLPSENHFFGRLEESGEDLCFSLDEEAGYNANFFYRDCPGVVGPPIDADTKRIFTLPPVLSAECVNFGSKELDIKNHRPRFLPSEFWELKREVMGWIDYPARCSFTVHRAVLCLGNLKKVDVKRWIVSNSPLHGIVIDADMRDHLFLLLKLCLRAVSRNADCCMEDISGNCYSDCPVLFESLSWLGSQLTILYGQVNGKLFAMNMVKHSLLGAARSSLLFQIADELEVECHVEDGPVDRPSRIGNYGDQRCPDGGQVLGGEEVYVSRVAAAVAALFERASLEERIKGLRLSGAPSKFQRLTEHAQVSTRADEVRRGRLEYRPIIEHDGLLWQRSQDQDDGRKLKTKEELLAEERDYKRRRMSYRGKKVKRTPVQVLRDIIEDHMDEITRAGGIGCFAKGAEKGVLSLEAISGNTATADIHESQGVSYCASDDRLFVKNDRNVSYVTEEVHLRGVQTSKSYNSQSVSNKGNWGESIHYNHQNSSQKALSKDKHDRSYRSRSPPGVRSAREYLDKYEHGERKDRMDVRTKSMHSSRTGNHSERSHSSSRQRVSNEKGYTGWTIKEDRWSSGMYGGTSSESNTLHMLEDRYDPSLSYNSETYGCDYYGS